One window of Corynebacterium sp. P3-F1 genomic DNA carries:
- a CDS encoding MATE family efflux transporter — protein MRRVLALALPALGVLAANPLYLLLDTAVIGRLGAGQLAALAAGATVQSTLTTQLTFLSYGTTARSARFYGAGKKQRAIAEGVQATWVAVGVGLLLSTLVWVFARPIALFLTNDAATADMAVQWMRVAAFAIPLTLIIMAGNGWLRGIQNTKLPFYLTLCGLVPGAVALPFLVDRFGLVGSAVANVIGMGLTAAGFLFALIRSHSGSWAPDGRVIARQLVLGRDLILRSLSFQIAFVSAAAVAGRVSVAALAAHQVMLQLWNFLTLVLDSLAIAAQTLTGAALGTGRVDDARAVGEKVTRLSLWFALSLSAVFAIGGPFIRRLFTTDGAVLREMALPWWVLIGMIAAGGVVFALDGVLLGAGDAAFLRTLTLSSVLVGFLPGIAIAYFAGTGLTGIWCGLAAMIVMRLVGVVWRFQSMRWASLEQPED, from the coding sequence ATGCGCCGCGTTCTTGCGCTCGCGCTGCCGGCGCTCGGAGTTTTAGCGGCGAATCCGCTTTACCTGCTGCTTGATACGGCTGTTATCGGCCGCCTCGGTGCCGGCCAGCTGGCTGCGCTCGCGGCCGGTGCCACGGTGCAGTCCACCTTGACGACGCAGCTGACCTTCCTTTCCTACGGCACCACCGCTCGTTCGGCGCGTTTCTACGGCGCGGGCAAGAAGCAGCGGGCGATTGCGGAGGGAGTGCAGGCGACATGGGTCGCGGTCGGTGTGGGGCTGTTGCTCTCCACGTTGGTCTGGGTCTTCGCGCGCCCGATCGCACTCTTCCTCACCAATGACGCGGCCACAGCTGACATGGCTGTGCAGTGGATGCGGGTGGCGGCCTTCGCCATTCCGCTCACGCTGATCATCATGGCCGGTAACGGGTGGTTGCGCGGAATCCAGAACACCAAGTTGCCGTTCTACCTCACTTTGTGCGGACTTGTTCCCGGGGCGGTGGCGTTGCCGTTCTTGGTGGACCGGTTCGGGCTCGTGGGATCAGCGGTGGCCAACGTCATCGGTATGGGTCTCACCGCGGCGGGCTTTCTCTTCGCCCTCATTCGGAGCCACTCCGGTTCGTGGGCTCCGGACGGCCGGGTGATCGCACGGCAGCTGGTGCTTGGCCGCGACCTGATCTTGCGGTCGCTGTCGTTCCAAATCGCATTTGTGTCCGCCGCGGCGGTGGCGGGAAGAGTGAGCGTGGCGGCGTTGGCGGCGCACCAGGTGATGCTGCAGCTGTGGAATTTCCTGACTCTCGTGCTCGACTCGCTGGCTATTGCCGCGCAGACGCTCACCGGAGCGGCATTGGGCACCGGGCGTGTCGACGACGCTCGCGCTGTCGGCGAGAAAGTCACCCGCCTGTCCCTGTGGTTCGCACTGTCGCTGTCGGCCGTCTTCGCTATCGGCGGGCCGTTCATTCGGCGCCTGTTCACCACCGACGGGGCGGTTCTCCGCGAAATGGCTCTTCCGTGGTGGGTGTTGATCGGAATGATTGCTGCCGGTGGCGTGGTCTTCGCCCTAGATGGTGTGCTGCTGGGCGCCGGGGACGCCGCTTTCTTGCGCACGCTGACGCTCAGTTCGGTGCTCGTCGGTTTCCTCCCCGGTATCGCCATCGCGTATTTTGCGGGCACCGGTTTGACCGGCATTTGGTGCGGTCTCGCCGCCATGATCGTGATGCGTCTCGTCGGCGTTGTGTGGCGCTTCCAATCCATGCGCTGGGCGAGCCTCGAACAGCCGGAAGACTAG
- a CDS encoding bifunctional oligoribonuclease/PAP phosphatase NrnA gives MTSPATLFAPGEGDFEAVAERLRSVDSVHIVTHIRPDADAVGSASGLAFALRELGIEADVYIGQSAPWPENLSSIPGVEDVILGRELPAGGLVVTTDCASLDRTGSFRHVLAADPTRVVVIDHHASNPGFGGMNLVLPSESTTVIIRELMRYLGVELTTEIAYCLYAGLVTDTGSFRWGTPRMHRLAAELLENGVEPRSAGMDLMDAVSADDLKLMGEVMAGMQTLAAGNLTMSVLRIDDSHLDGMNQTAVESIIEYSRALTGSDIGVVFKEIHPGYWSVSLRSTVLNMAEVAAVHGGGGHIPAAGYSVAGPVEDAIAALQRSIAEMAPAQ, from the coding sequence ATGACATCTCCGGCCACTCTCTTTGCACCGGGCGAGGGCGATTTCGAAGCGGTAGCGGAACGGCTGAGGTCGGTCGATTCCGTTCACATTGTCACCCACATCCGCCCTGATGCGGATGCGGTGGGATCAGCCTCTGGGTTGGCGTTCGCGTTACGGGAACTGGGCATTGAGGCGGATGTCTACATTGGGCAGAGCGCCCCATGGCCGGAGAACCTGTCATCCATTCCGGGAGTTGAGGACGTCATTCTGGGCCGGGAGCTTCCCGCGGGCGGATTGGTGGTGACAACGGATTGCGCCTCTCTTGACCGCACGGGTAGTTTCCGGCACGTTTTGGCGGCGGATCCGACGCGAGTTGTGGTGATTGACCACCATGCTTCGAACCCCGGCTTCGGCGGAATGAATCTGGTGCTGCCGTCTGAATCGACCACGGTGATCATCCGCGAGCTCATGCGCTATTTGGGTGTTGAGCTGACTACTGAGATCGCGTATTGCTTGTACGCCGGTTTGGTTACTGATACGGGTAGCTTCCGGTGGGGGACCCCGCGGATGCACCGCCTAGCGGCTGAATTACTTGAGAACGGGGTTGAGCCGCGTTCAGCAGGCATGGATTTGATGGATGCCGTCTCCGCCGATGACCTGAAATTGATGGGCGAAGTCATGGCGGGCATGCAGACACTCGCCGCTGGCAATCTGACTATGTCTGTGCTGCGGATTGACGATTCTCATCTCGACGGCATGAACCAAACCGCCGTGGAGTCCATCATCGAGTATTCGCGGGCACTGACCGGAAGTGACATCGGTGTGGTGTTCAAGGAAATTCATCCCGGTTACTGGTCTGTTTCATTGCGCTCGACCGTGCTCAACATGGCTGAAGTAGCGGCCGTTCACGGCGGGGGCGGGCACATCCCCGCAGCCGGGTATTCGGTTGCTGGACCAGTAGAAGACGCGATTGCCGCTTTGCAGCGGTCGATTGCGGAAATGGCCCCGGCGCAGTGA
- a CDS encoding YlxR family protein — protein MSNPTRTRTCIATREARPDTQLLRVVVDPEDPTRVIADPGRRLPGRGAWITPSLEAFELAESRRAFGRALRVSAQVDASNVREYIAGENQPSPVNRKQVSEKD, from the coding sequence ATGAGTAACCCGACACGGACCCGGACGTGCATTGCCACGCGTGAGGCGCGGCCGGACACTCAGCTTCTGCGCGTCGTCGTCGACCCAGAAGATCCCACGCGTGTCATCGCGGATCCGGGACGGAGACTTCCCGGACGCGGCGCGTGGATCACCCCCAGCCTCGAAGCGTTTGAGCTGGCGGAGTCCCGCCGCGCCTTCGGGCGGGCCCTCCGGGTGTCCGCGCAAGTGGATGCCAGCAATGTACGCGAGTACATCGCCGGAGAGAATCAACCCTCACCGGTGAACCGAAAGCAAGTAAGTGAAAAGGACTAA
- the nusA gene encoding transcription termination factor NusA, with the protein MNIDIAALEGIEKEAGIPVDDLLTTIATALLSAYRETREESGPVGRGGSEAEKQGARETHDSKARVDIDTETGQVAVLVSEYDDEGNVVSEYDDTPVNFSRVGALAVREAIIKRMRSAEATRAYDEYSGLEGKVVSGIVQRDASANARGIVVVQLGTEANPQDGILLPAEQIPGEKLEHGDRVKAYVVGVTSGDRNTTVNLSRTHPELVRGLFALEVPEVEDGSVEIVGIAREAGHRSKVAVKGTVKGINAKGACIGPRGARVTNIMEGLNGEKIDIVDYSDDPAVYVGNSLAPSKVVKVEILSLEEQTARVTVPDYQLSLAIGREGQNARLAARLTGWKIDIHSDADRPE; encoded by the coding sequence GTGAATATCGATATCGCTGCGCTTGAAGGAATTGAGAAGGAAGCCGGCATCCCGGTCGATGACCTGTTGACCACGATTGCCACCGCGTTGCTGAGCGCGTACCGCGAGACACGCGAAGAAAGCGGTCCGGTGGGGCGCGGCGGCTCTGAGGCAGAGAAACAGGGGGCGCGCGAAACCCACGACTCTAAGGCGCGGGTGGACATCGACACTGAGACCGGTCAGGTTGCGGTGCTGGTGAGCGAGTACGACGACGAGGGTAATGTGGTGTCCGAGTACGACGACACCCCTGTCAACTTCTCTCGCGTGGGTGCGCTCGCCGTGCGCGAGGCGATCATCAAGCGGATGCGCTCCGCAGAGGCGACCCGCGCCTACGACGAGTACTCCGGTTTGGAGGGCAAGGTCGTCTCCGGCATCGTGCAGCGCGACGCGAGCGCGAACGCCCGCGGCATCGTTGTCGTCCAGCTCGGCACCGAGGCGAACCCCCAGGACGGCATTCTGCTCCCGGCCGAGCAGATTCCGGGGGAGAAGCTCGAGCACGGAGACCGCGTAAAGGCCTACGTCGTCGGCGTGACCTCAGGTGACCGGAACACCACCGTCAACCTCTCCCGCACGCACCCGGAGCTGGTCCGCGGGCTCTTCGCGCTTGAGGTCCCCGAGGTGGAAGACGGTTCCGTGGAGATCGTCGGCATCGCCCGGGAGGCCGGCCACCGTTCCAAGGTGGCAGTCAAAGGCACTGTGAAGGGAATCAACGCTAAGGGTGCCTGCATCGGTCCGCGAGGAGCCCGTGTCACCAACATCATGGAAGGGCTCAACGGGGAAAAAATCGACATTGTCGACTACTCCGACGACCCGGCCGTGTACGTAGGCAATTCTCTGGCACCGTCGAAGGTGGTCAAAGTAGAAATCCTCAGCCTCGAGGAGCAGACCGCGCGAGTGACCGTGCCTGACTACCAGCTCTCGCTGGCCATCGGCCGAGAGGGGCAGAACGCCCGTCTGGCGGCGCGCCTAACCGGTTGGAAAATCGACATTCACTCCGACGCAGATCGTCCGGAGTAG
- a CDS encoding proline--tRNA ligase, which translates to MITRLSTLFLRTLREDPADAEVPSHKLLVRAGYIRRAAPGVYSWLPLGLRALRNIEQIVREEMNAIGAQELLFPALLPREPYEATNRWTEYGDDLFRLKDRKGADMLLGPTHEEMFTAAVKDLYSSYKDFPVTLYQIQTKYRDEARPRAGVLRGREFVMKDSYSFDMSDEGLDQSYAKHRGAYQAIFNRVGLKYEICKATSGAMGGSASEEFLAYSDNGEDTFVVSTARDYAANVEAVVTVPPAERPIEGQPEAQVHDTPASETIEALVEWAHGQGVLIDGRPAEAADTLKCMMVKITDPRQLDEDGEPVGPQLAGVLIPGDRALDEKRLEASLEPATFELASEEDFANNDFLVKGYVGPRALAANGVKLYADPRVVNGSSWITGADEVQKHVVGLVAGRDFEVDEFIEAAEIKEGDPSPSGNGTVQLARGIELGHIFQLGRKYTEAFDVQILDENGKRAVPTMGSYGIGITRMLAVIAEQTHDDKGLVWPKEIAPYQVHLAVANKDAAAMEAGERLVGEFEAAGIDVLVDDRSKVSPGVKFKDAELLGMPFIVILGRAFADGIIELRIRGGETLEVPADQIVEKVAELVRG; encoded by the coding sequence ATGATCACACGGTTGTCCACGCTGTTCCTGCGCACGTTGCGCGAAGATCCCGCTGATGCTGAGGTGCCTAGCCACAAGCTGTTAGTGCGCGCCGGTTACATTCGCCGCGCCGCGCCGGGAGTGTACTCGTGGCTGCCGCTGGGTTTGCGCGCGCTGCGCAATATCGAACAGATCGTGCGCGAGGAGATGAACGCGATCGGCGCCCAGGAGCTGTTGTTCCCGGCGCTGCTTCCGCGCGAGCCGTACGAGGCGACGAACCGCTGGACGGAGTACGGCGACGACCTGTTCCGTCTCAAAGACCGCAAGGGCGCCGACATGCTGCTGGGCCCGACGCACGAGGAGATGTTCACTGCGGCAGTGAAGGACCTCTACTCGTCGTACAAGGACTTCCCTGTCACTCTGTACCAGATCCAGACGAAGTACCGCGACGAGGCGCGTCCGCGTGCGGGCGTGCTGCGCGGCCGCGAGTTCGTGATGAAGGACAGCTACTCGTTCGATATGTCGGATGAGGGGCTCGATCAGTCGTACGCCAAGCACCGCGGCGCCTACCAGGCGATTTTCAACCGTGTGGGCTTGAAGTACGAGATCTGCAAGGCGACGTCCGGCGCGATGGGCGGCTCCGCGTCGGAGGAATTCCTCGCGTACAGCGACAATGGTGAGGACACATTCGTTGTCTCCACCGCGCGCGATTACGCCGCAAATGTCGAGGCTGTGGTGACCGTTCCACCCGCAGAGCGCCCGATCGAGGGCCAGCCGGAGGCGCAGGTGCACGACACACCGGCATCGGAGACCATCGAAGCACTCGTCGAGTGGGCTCACGGCCAGGGCGTGCTTATCGACGGCCGCCCCGCCGAAGCCGCCGACACCCTCAAGTGCATGATGGTGAAGATCACTGATCCCCGCCAACTCGACGAGGACGGAGAACCGGTCGGCCCGCAGCTGGCTGGTGTGCTCATCCCGGGTGACCGCGCACTGGACGAGAAGCGCCTGGAAGCGTCGCTGGAGCCGGCGACGTTCGAGCTGGCTAGCGAGGAGGACTTCGCCAACAACGACTTCCTGGTGAAGGGGTATGTGGGGCCCCGTGCGCTCGCGGCGAACGGCGTAAAGCTTTACGCGGACCCGCGCGTGGTCAACGGTTCGTCCTGGATCACCGGTGCTGATGAGGTGCAAAAGCACGTCGTTGGTCTCGTGGCCGGCCGCGATTTCGAGGTGGACGAGTTCATCGAGGCCGCCGAGATCAAGGAGGGCGATCCTTCACCGTCCGGGAACGGTACCGTGCAGTTGGCCCGCGGCATCGAGCTGGGGCACATCTTCCAGCTCGGGCGCAAGTACACCGAGGCGTTCGACGTGCAGATTCTGGACGAGAACGGCAAGCGCGCGGTTCCGACGATGGGTTCCTACGGTATCGGCATCACCCGCATGCTCGCCGTGATCGCGGAGCAGACCCACGATGACAAGGGCCTCGTCTGGCCGAAGGAGATCGCGCCGTACCAGGTGCACCTCGCCGTGGCCAACAAGGATGCTGCAGCGATGGAGGCCGGCGAGCGGCTGGTCGGAGAGTTCGAGGCCGCAGGCATCGACGTGCTTGTCGACGACCGGTCGAAGGTTTCCCCCGGCGTGAAATTCAAGGATGCCGAGCTGCTGGGCATGCCGTTCATCGTGATCCTGGGCCGCGCATTCGCGGACGGAATCATCGAGCTGCGGATCCGCGGCGGCGAGACTCTCGAGGTGCCGGCCGACCAGATCGTGGAGAAGGTCGCAGAGCTCGTCCGCGGCTAG
- a CDS encoding DUF4439 domain-containing protein: protein MKSSRKSSRKTTRRILAVCLTAALAAPLAACSPLDVFGPHANSEIMALAKQASADTASGDERWGELRAFHADQLKNEARRLCGTDASGAPPSTCNVDYEDTDLPPSGDTAALVVQTAKAAGKVPEDSVDLVVAQAIDAVAASDEPLALLNTDGPIDDTDALEAAKLLANAEYAVDYGLDIATAYGDEQLQARIDKLRTLHDARLSSLHDAFPTDAMPAREAGYEIPGGAPTNPAEAAAFVDKLESDLVERWRTAAADATSVDWRTAAIILAGHAQRAAETA from the coding sequence GTGAAGTCGTCTCGGAAGTCGTCTCGGAAGACCACCCGCCGCATCCTCGCTGTCTGCCTCACCGCAGCACTTGCCGCGCCGTTGGCTGCGTGCTCCCCGCTCGATGTCTTCGGGCCGCACGCGAACAGCGAGATCATGGCGCTAGCGAAGCAGGCGTCCGCCGACACGGCATCCGGCGACGAGAGGTGGGGCGAGCTGCGCGCATTCCACGCCGATCAGCTCAAAAACGAGGCCCGTCGGCTGTGCGGCACCGATGCGAGTGGCGCGCCTCCATCGACGTGCAACGTGGACTACGAGGACACCGACCTACCGCCCAGCGGCGACACCGCCGCATTGGTAGTCCAGACTGCGAAGGCCGCCGGCAAGGTTCCCGAGGATTCCGTCGACCTCGTCGTCGCCCAAGCCATCGACGCCGTCGCCGCCTCCGACGAACCGCTCGCCCTTCTCAACACCGACGGGCCGATCGACGACACCGACGCACTCGAGGCTGCCAAGCTGCTGGCCAATGCCGAATACGCCGTGGACTACGGCCTCGACATCGCCACCGCCTACGGCGACGAGCAGCTACAGGCGCGAATCGACAAGCTCCGCACGCTTCACGACGCCCGCCTGTCCTCCCTCCACGACGCCTTCCCCACAGATGCAATGCCCGCCCGCGAAGCCGGCTACGAGATTCCCGGCGGGGCGCCGACGAATCCTGCGGAGGCAGCCGCGTTCGTCGACAAGCTGGAAAGCGACCTCGTTGAACGCTGGCGCACCGCCGCCGCCGATGCCACCAGCGTTGACTGGCGCACCGCCGCCATCATCCTGGCTGGGCATGCGCAGCGCGCCGCGGAAACCGCCTAG
- the rbfA gene encoding 30S ribosome-binding factor RbfA: MADNTRAQRLAKRIQTIVATAIERQVKDRRLELVTVTDVRVTGDLHDATVYYTVRGAGIDDEPDLDQAAEALHRARGQLRKIVGDELGVRFTPTLSFELDTVPETSARMEELLARARARDEELAELKKNATPAGDADPYKTRDE; the protein is encoded by the coding sequence GTGGCTGACAACACCCGCGCCCAGCGCTTGGCCAAGCGGATTCAAACCATCGTGGCAACAGCGATCGAACGCCAGGTCAAAGATCGCCGCTTGGAGCTGGTCACTGTCACGGATGTCCGCGTCACAGGAGACCTGCATGACGCGACTGTGTACTACACCGTCCGTGGTGCTGGTATCGATGATGAGCCCGACCTCGACCAGGCTGCGGAGGCCCTTCACCGCGCACGCGGTCAACTGCGCAAGATCGTGGGGGATGAGCTGGGGGTCCGGTTCACTCCGACGCTGAGCTTCGAGCTGGATACTGTGCCGGAGACGTCGGCGCGCATGGAGGAACTGCTTGCCCGTGCCCGCGCGCGCGACGAGGAGCTCGCGGAGTTGAAGAAGAATGCGACCCCGGCGGGTGACGCGGATCCTTACAAGACGAGGGATGAGTAA
- the rimP gene encoding ribosome maturation factor RimP, protein MAFPESAELEKLIRPVTDSHRLDIEAVKTVKAGKKSQVIVAVAGDDAPTLDQLEEVSNELSELFDAAEERGDVNFGAGYTLEVTTPGVDLPLTQLRHWRRNRGHLVTVSEKTYRIGALNEAEDTVALIAPAEKKSGEPAVELAPISSVSPAVVEIEFNTPPEKEMELADKDYQDVEALAGGASE, encoded by the coding sequence ATGGCATTTCCGGAAAGCGCAGAACTCGAGAAGCTGATTCGACCCGTCACCGATTCTCACAGGCTGGACATCGAGGCCGTGAAGACGGTCAAGGCCGGCAAGAAATCGCAAGTGATCGTCGCAGTCGCTGGTGACGACGCGCCGACGCTCGACCAGTTGGAAGAGGTCTCCAACGAGCTTTCGGAGCTTTTCGACGCCGCCGAGGAACGCGGCGACGTCAATTTCGGTGCCGGTTACACCCTGGAGGTGACCACTCCCGGTGTGGACCTGCCCCTGACGCAGCTGCGCCACTGGCGCCGCAACCGCGGGCACCTGGTGACCGTGAGCGAGAAAACTTACCGAATCGGCGCTTTGAACGAGGCGGAAGACACCGTCGCGCTCATCGCTCCTGCGGAGAAGAAAAGCGGTGAGCCCGCGGTCGAGCTGGCTCCTATTTCGTCCGTGTCGCCAGCGGTGGTAGAAATTGAGTTCAACACCCCGCCGGAAAAGGAAATGGAACTGGCGGACAAGGACTACCAGGACGTTGAAGCCCTTGCGGGTGGCGCATCCGAATAG
- the infB gene encoding translation initiation factor IF-2, with protein sequence MPGKLRVHELAKQLGVTSKELLATLKEEGEFVKTASSTIEPPVVKKIKALYEERGAGDGAKSNKPAPSKNSAAAKPGAPAKKPAASKPAAKPAAAKAEVPKNEAAKPSAKPAPKPGAAAASGAAPKPGAAAKPGPKAAPKPGAQSPAGQAPKPAAPGPKPAAKPAPKPGAEGGAAMPRPMPKPGGRPRVANNPFSSNQGGPRPQPRPGGRGGAGAAGQQKRRGDQAPRPGGQGQRSGGPRPGGSAAPSPADMANHPNPAQMPSRASTRKGGGGRGHGGPGGPGGRGRGGGGPMGGGGFRGRGGRRGGTAGAFGRPGGAPGKGRKSKRQKRNEYEEMHAPNVVGGVRLPDGGGKTVRLRQGATLSDLAEKIGTEASNLVQALFNLGEMVTATQSVSEETLQLLGAEINYEVQIVSPEDEDRELLESFDLQFGEDEGGDEELEQRPPVVSVMGHVDHGKTRLLDSIRNANVGRGEAGGITQGIGAYQTEVTLEDEPRKITFLDTPGHEAFTAMRARGAKSTDLAILVVAADDGVMPQTVEAINHAKAAELPIVVAVNKVDKPEAQPDKIRGQLTEYDLIPEEYGGDTMFIDISAKNGTGIDDLLEAVLLTADAALELTANPDMDAQGLAIESHLDRGRGPVSTVIVQRGTLRVGDSIVVGGNFGRVRRMIDEWGNDVEEAGPSCPVQVQGLNGVPGPGDNLLVVEDDRVARQIAAQRDARQRAAMQARKKKRVSLENLDQALKETSTLNLILKGDNAGSVEALEEALLKIEVDDEVQVNIIDRGVGAVTQTNVSLAAASDAVIIAFNVRSEGKATEEANEEGVEIRYYSVIYQVIDDMEAALKGMLKPIYEERDLGSAEIRQIFKASAVGLIAGCMVTSGKVRRGAKVRLVRDGNVITPDATIDSLRREKDDVTEVDKGYECGMVLSYPDIQVDDEIQVYEMVEVPRT encoded by the coding sequence GTGCCCGGAAAGCTACGCGTTCACGAACTGGCTAAACAGCTCGGCGTAACAAGTAAGGAATTGCTCGCCACCCTGAAAGAGGAAGGCGAGTTCGTCAAAACCGCATCTTCCACCATCGAACCGCCGGTGGTGAAGAAGATCAAGGCGCTCTACGAGGAGCGCGGCGCCGGAGACGGCGCGAAGAGCAATAAACCTGCTCCGTCTAAGAATTCTGCGGCTGCTAAGCCGGGCGCACCGGCGAAGAAACCGGCTGCGTCGAAGCCCGCCGCAAAACCTGCAGCGGCTAAGGCAGAGGTGCCGAAGAACGAGGCTGCTAAGCCTTCCGCAAAGCCTGCTCCGAAGCCGGGTGCCGCAGCAGCTTCCGGTGCTGCCCCGAAACCCGGAGCCGCAGCCAAGCCCGGGCCGAAGGCCGCTCCGAAACCGGGCGCGCAGTCCCCTGCAGGCCAGGCACCCAAACCTGCGGCACCGGGACCGAAGCCCGCTGCCAAGCCGGCGCCCAAACCAGGCGCAGAAGGTGGCGCTGCGATGCCTCGCCCCATGCCCAAACCGGGGGGCCGGCCGCGCGTAGCCAACAATCCGTTCTCCTCCAACCAGGGCGGCCCGCGCCCGCAACCGCGTCCTGGCGGGCGTGGTGGCGCCGGTGCGGCCGGCCAGCAGAAGCGCCGCGGTGACCAGGCTCCCCGTCCGGGTGGCCAGGGGCAGCGCTCCGGAGGTCCGCGTCCCGGCGGCTCGGCTGCACCGAGCCCCGCGGATATGGCGAACCACCCGAACCCGGCTCAAATGCCGTCCCGCGCGTCCACCCGCAAGGGTGGCGGCGGGCGCGGTCACGGAGGGCCTGGTGGTCCCGGTGGCCGCGGTCGCGGTGGTGGCGGCCCGATGGGCGGCGGCGGTTTCCGCGGTCGCGGTGGACGCCGCGGCGGCACTGCCGGTGCATTCGGTCGTCCGGGTGGCGCACCTGGCAAGGGACGAAAGTCCAAGCGCCAGAAGCGCAACGAGTACGAGGAGATGCACGCACCGAACGTGGTCGGTGGCGTCCGCTTGCCCGATGGCGGCGGCAAGACCGTCCGTTTGCGTCAGGGTGCGACCTTGTCTGATCTGGCGGAGAAGATCGGTACCGAGGCGTCGAACCTCGTCCAGGCGCTGTTCAACTTGGGCGAGATGGTGACTGCAACCCAGTCTGTTTCCGAGGAGACGCTGCAGCTGCTCGGCGCCGAGATCAACTACGAGGTGCAGATCGTCTCGCCTGAGGACGAGGACCGCGAGTTGCTCGAATCCTTCGACCTGCAGTTCGGCGAAGACGAGGGCGGCGACGAAGAGCTGGAGCAGCGTCCGCCAGTGGTGTCCGTCATGGGCCACGTCGACCACGGTAAGACCCGCCTGCTGGACTCGATCCGCAACGCGAACGTCGGCCGCGGCGAGGCCGGCGGCATCACCCAGGGCATCGGTGCTTACCAGACCGAGGTCACCCTCGAAGACGAGCCGCGCAAGATCACGTTCTTGGATACCCCGGGCCACGAGGCGTTCACCGCCATGCGTGCCCGCGGTGCCAAGTCAACTGACCTTGCAATTCTCGTCGTGGCAGCGGATGACGGCGTCATGCCGCAGACAGTCGAGGCGATCAACCACGCGAAGGCAGCTGAGCTGCCGATCGTGGTGGCTGTGAACAAGGTGGATAAGCCGGAGGCCCAGCCGGACAAGATCCGCGGCCAGCTCACCGAGTACGACCTCATTCCGGAGGAGTACGGCGGCGACACCATGTTCATCGACATCTCGGCGAAGAACGGCACCGGTATCGACGATCTGCTCGAGGCTGTCCTGCTTACGGCGGATGCCGCTCTCGAGCTGACGGCGAACCCGGACATGGACGCTCAGGGTCTGGCTATCGAGTCCCACCTGGACCGCGGCCGCGGCCCGGTCTCCACCGTCATCGTTCAGCGCGGTACGCTGCGCGTCGGCGATTCCATCGTCGTGGGCGGCAACTTCGGCCGCGTGCGCCGCATGATCGACGAGTGGGGCAACGACGTCGAAGAGGCCGGCCCGTCCTGCCCGGTTCAGGTTCAGGGGCTCAACGGTGTCCCTGGCCCGGGCGACAACTTGCTCGTGGTCGAGGACGACCGCGTGGCACGTCAGATCGCGGCGCAGCGCGACGCGCGTCAGCGTGCGGCGATGCAAGCCCGGAAGAAGAAGCGCGTGTCCCTGGAGAACCTGGATCAGGCGCTCAAGGAGACCAGCACGCTCAACCTCATCCTCAAGGGCGACAACGCCGGTTCGGTGGAAGCCCTCGAGGAGGCCCTGCTCAAGATCGAGGTGGACGACGAGGTGCAGGTCAACATCATCGACCGCGGGGTCGGTGCTGTGACCCAGACCAACGTGTCGCTGGCCGCCGCGTCGGACGCTGTGATCATCGCCTTCAACGTCCGCTCCGAGGGCAAGGCCACGGAGGAAGCCAACGAGGAGGGCGTGGAGATCCGCTACTACTCGGTGATCTACCAGGTCATCGACGACATGGAAGCTGCGCTCAAGGGCATGCTCAAGCCCATCTACGAGGAGCGCGACCTCGGTTCCGCGGAGATCCGCCAGATCTTCAAGGCATCCGCTGTCGGTCTCATCGCGGGTTGCATGGTCACCTCCGGCAAGGTGCGCCGCGGGGCGAAGGTCCGTCTTGTGCGCGACGGCAACGTGATCACTCCGGATGCGACGATCGATTCGCTCCGCCGCGAGAAGGACGACGTCACCGAGGTGGACAAGGGTTACGAATGCGGCATGGTCCTGTCGTACCCGGACATTCAGGTCGACGACGAGATCCAGGTCTACGAGATGGTCGAGGTTCCGCGCACCTAA